In Chryseobacterium oranimense, a single window of DNA contains:
- the rplO gene encoding 50S ribosomal protein L15, which produces MNLNNIKPAAGSTFNSKRIGRGQGTGKGGTATKGHKGQKARAGYSQKIGFEGGQMPLQRRLPKFGFKNVNRKEFRGVNLDTIQTLIENKSITGDITKEVLVENGLVSKNELVKIMGRGELKSAVSISADKFTKSAEELIAKAGGKAITL; this is translated from the coding sequence ATGAATTTAAATAACATAAAACCTGCTGCAGGATCTACTTTCAATTCAAAAAGAATTGGTAGAGGTCAGGGTACAGGAAAAGGAGGTACTGCTACGAAAGGACATAAAGGTCAGAAAGCTAGAGCTGGTTATTCTCAGAAAATCGGTTTCGAAGGTGGACAAATGCCTTTACAAAGGAGATTACCTAAATTCGGTTTCAAAAACGTAAACAGAAAAGAGTTTAGAGGAGTAAACCTTGATACTATTCAAACATTAATCGAGAACAAATCCATCACCGGAGATATCACGAAAGAAGTTTTAGTAGAAAACGGTTTAGTTTCTAAAAACGAATTAGTGAAAATTATGGGTAGAGGAGAATTGAAATCTGCGGTTTCAATCTCTGCTGACAAGTTCACTAAATCTGCTGAAGAGCTTATTGCTAAAGCAGGTGGAAAAGCAATTACCTTATAA
- the rpmD gene encoding 50S ribosomal protein L30, which yields MATIKVKQVRSAIGRTKTQKRTLEALGFKKLHQVVEHEATPSILGMIAAVSHLLEVQK from the coding sequence ATGGCAACAATTAAAGTAAAACAAGTAAGAAGCGCTATTGGAAGAACAAAAACCCAAAAGAGAACGCTTGAAGCATTAGGATTTAAGAAACTTCACCAAGTTGTAGAACACGAAGCTACTCCTTCTATCTTAGGAATGATAGCTGCAGTTAGTCATTTACTTGAAGTTCAAAAATAA
- the rplN gene encoding 50S ribosomal protein L14, whose translation MLQTESRLKVADNTGAKEVLVIRVLGGTRRRYASVGDKIVVTIKDSTPSGNAKKGQVSKAVVVRTKKAVRRKDGSYIKFEDNACVLLNAAGEMRGTRVFGPVARELRDKEYMKIISLAPEVL comes from the coding sequence ATGTTACAAACAGAATCAAGATTAAAAGTTGCTGATAACACAGGTGCAAAAGAAGTACTAGTTATCAGAGTTCTGGGAGGAACCAGAAGAAGATATGCTTCAGTTGGTGATAAAATCGTTGTTACTATCAAGGATTCTACACCATCAGGAAATGCTAAAAAAGGTCAGGTATCTAAAGCTGTAGTAGTAAGAACTAAAAAAGCAGTTAGAAGAAAAGATGGTTCATACATCAAATTCGAAGACAATGCTTGTGTATTACTAAACGCAGCGGGAGAAATGAGAGGAACACGTGTTTTCGGACCGGTTGCTCGTGAGTTGAGAGACAAAGAATATATGAAAATCATTTCATTAGCTCCTGAAGTACTTTAA
- the rpsD gene encoding 30S ribosomal protein S4, which yields MARYIGPKTKIARKFGAAIYGDDKNFEKRKNQPPGQHGPNKRRGAKKSEYAIQLAEKQKAKYTYGILERQFANLFEKAHRSKGVTGEVLLQLCESRLDNVVYRLGFAKTRSAARQLTSHRHITVNGEILNIPSYLVKAGDVIAVREKSKSLEVVTNSLASKANYEWLQFNDEKKEGTFVSAPERIQIPEDIKEQLIVELYSK from the coding sequence ATGGCAAGATATATTGGACCTAAAACTAAGATTGCTAGAAAGTTTGGTGCTGCAATCTACGGAGATGACAAAAACTTCGAGAAAAGAAAAAACCAACCGCCAGGACAACACGGTCCTAACAAAAGAAGAGGTGCTAAAAAATCAGAATATGCAATTCAGCTAGCTGAAAAACAAAAAGCTAAATATACTTACGGTATTTTAGAAAGACAGTTTGCTAACTTATTTGAAAAAGCACACAGAAGTAAAGGTGTAACAGGTGAAGTTCTATTACAGCTTTGTGAATCAAGATTGGATAACGTAGTATACAGATTAGGTTTTGCTAAAACAAGATCTGCTGCTAGACAGTTAACTTCTCACAGACACATTACTGTGAATGGGGAGATCCTTAACATTCCTTCTTATTTAGTAAAAGCAGGTGATGTGATCGCTGTAAGAGAGAAATCTAAATCTCTTGAGGTTGTTACTAATTCATTAGCTTCTAAAGCTAATTATGAGTGGTTACAATTCAACGATGAGAAGAAAGAAGGTACTTTCGTTTCTGCTCCTGAAAGAATCCAGATTCCGGAGGACATCAAGGAACAGCTTATCGTCGAACTTTACTCTAAATAA
- a CDS encoding DNA-directed RNA polymerase subunit alpha produces the protein MAILQFIKPDKVILLNSDEFKGQFEFRPLEPGFGLTIGNALRRVLLSSLEGYAISSIKIEGVEHEFSTIPGVIEDVTEIILNLKQVRLKASAEGQANEQVVAKVSGQTVITAGDLGKSINGFEVLNPDLLICNLNSDVTFEITFNIEKGRGYVPSEQNKSNNAPVGTIAIDSIFTPIKKVQYSIENYRVEQKTDYEKLVLDIETDGSISPQNALTEASKILIYHFMLFSDERITLETEAVKASIQYDEETLHTRQLLKSKLADMDLSVRALNCLKAAEVETLGELVSYSKSDLMKFRNFGKKSLTELEELVHSKGLNFGFDVAKYKLDADK, from the coding sequence ATGGCAATTTTACAATTCATAAAACCCGATAAAGTAATTTTACTTAACTCTGATGAATTTAAAGGTCAATTCGAATTCAGACCTCTAGAACCAGGTTTCGGGCTTACAATCGGTAATGCTTTGAGAAGAGTGTTGCTTTCTTCTCTGGAAGGATATGCTATTTCATCTATCAAAATAGAAGGTGTAGAGCACGAATTTTCAACCATTCCAGGAGTAATCGAAGATGTTACCGAAATTATTCTTAACCTTAAGCAGGTAAGATTAAAAGCTTCAGCAGAAGGACAGGCTAACGAGCAGGTAGTTGCTAAAGTTTCGGGTCAGACGGTTATTACTGCTGGTGATTTAGGAAAGTCTATCAACGGATTTGAGGTTCTTAACCCTGATCTTTTGATCTGCAACCTGAACAGTGATGTAACTTTCGAAATTACTTTCAATATTGAAAAAGGTAGAGGATATGTTCCTTCAGAACAGAATAAGTCAAACAATGCACCTGTAGGTACTATTGCTATTGACTCTATTTTCACGCCAATCAAGAAAGTACAATACAGCATTGAAAATTATCGTGTAGAGCAAAAAACAGACTACGAAAAACTTGTATTAGATATAGAAACTGATGGTTCCATCAGTCCTCAAAATGCTTTAACTGAAGCTTCTAAGATATTAATTTATCACTTCATGTTGTTCTCCGATGAGAGAATCACTCTTGAAACTGAAGCTGTAAAAGCATCTATCCAATATGACGAGGAAACTCTTCATACAAGACAATTACTTAAGTCTAAATTAGCAGATATGGATCTTTCCGTAAGAGCCCTTAACTGTCTGAAAGCGGCTGAAGTAGAAACTCTTGGAGAATTGGTTTCTTACAGTAAGTCTGATTTGATGAAATTCAGAAATTTTGGTAAAAAATCTTTGACAGAACTAGAAGAATTAGTGCATTCAAAAGGTCTTAACTTCGGTTTCGACGTTGCAAAATATAAGTTAGACGCTGATAAATAA
- the rplX gene encoding 50S ribosomal protein L24 codes for MSKLKIKRGDNVIITTGKKDIKGKTGEVIEVIKKEGRDPRVIVAGLNIVKKHVKPSASNPQGGITEKEASIHISNVALVGKDGKAIKIGYKIEGDKKVRINKKTGETL; via the coding sequence ATGTCAAAGTTAAAAATAAAAAGAGGAGATAACGTCATCATTACTACTGGTAAGAAAGATATCAAAGGTAAAACAGGTGAAGTTATTGAAGTGATCAAAAAAGAAGGAAGAGATCCTAGAGTTATCGTTGCAGGACTTAACATCGTTAAAAAACACGTTAAGCCTTCAGCTTCCAACCCTCAAGGTGGAATCACTGAAAAAGAAGCTTCTATTCATATCTCAAACGTAGCTTTAGTTGGTAAAGACGGAAAAGCTATCAAAATCGGTTACAAAATCGAAGGAGATAAGAAAGTAAGAATCAACAAAAAAACGGGTGAAACTTTATAA
- the rpsK gene encoding 30S ribosomal protein S11 has protein sequence MAKQTKVVKKRKVKVEAIGEAHIQASFNNIIISLTNKNGEVISWASAGKMGFRGSKKNTPFAAQMAAENCSAVAHEAGLRRVKVYVKGPGAGRESAIRTIHNSGIEVSEIVDVTPMPHNGCRPPKRRRV, from the coding sequence ATGGCAAAACAAACTAAAGTAGTTAAAAAAAGAAAAGTAAAAGTTGAAGCTATTGGTGAAGCGCATATTCAGGCTTCTTTCAATAACATCATCATTTCTTTAACAAATAAAAACGGAGAAGTTATCTCTTGGGCGTCTGCCGGTAAAATGGGTTTCAGAGGTTCTAAAAAGAATACTCCATTTGCTGCTCAAATGGCAGCTGAAAATTGCTCTGCTGTAGCTCACGAAGCTGGATTAAGAAGAGTAAAGGTGTATGTGAAAGGTCCTGGGGCAGGTAGAGAATCTGCTATCAGAACTATTCACAATTCAGGAATTGAAGTTAGCGAAATCGTTGATGTGACTCCTATGCCACACAACGGTTGTAGACCACCAAAAAGAAGAAGAGTTTAA
- the rplR gene encoding 50S ribosomal protein L18, giving the protein MALSKLEKRIRIKRRVRGKISGSSELPRLSVYKSNKEIYAQLIDDKNGTTLVSASSREKGVDANGTKTEVSAAVGKAIAAKAIAAGIESIVFDRNGFVYHGRVKALADGAREGGLKF; this is encoded by the coding sequence ATGGCATTAAGTAAATTAGAAAAAAGAATAAGAATCAAAAGAAGAGTAAGAGGGAAAATCTCCGGTTCTTCTGAATTGCCAAGATTATCTGTATATAAAAGTAATAAGGAAATTTACGCTCAGTTAATCGATGATAAAAATGGTACAACTTTAGTTTCCGCTTCTTCAAGAGAAAAAGGTGTTGACGCTAATGGTACCAAGACTGAAGTTTCTGCTGCTGTAGGTAAAGCTATCGCTGCTAAAGCTATCGCTGCAGGAATCGAAAGTATTGTATTTGACAGAAACGGATTCGTGTACCACGGTAGAGTGAAAGCTCTTGCTGACGGTGCTAGAGAAGGTGGACTTAAATTCTAA
- the rpsN gene encoding 30S ribosomal protein S14, with the protein MAKESMKARERKREALVAKYADKRKALKEAGDYEALQKLPKNASPVRLHNRCKLTGRPRGYMRTFGISRVTFREMANNGLIPGVRKASW; encoded by the coding sequence ATGGCTAAAGAATCAATGAAAGCGCGTGAGCGCAAAAGAGAAGCACTAGTTGCTAAATACGCTGACAAAAGAAAAGCTTTAAAAGAAGCTGGTGATTATGAAGCACTTCAGAAATTACCTAAAAATGCTTCTCCTGTAAGATTACACAACAGATGTAAACTAACAGGTAGACCTAGAGGATACATGAGAACGTTTGGTATTTCCAGAGTAACTTTCAGAGAAATGGCAAACAACGGTCTTATCCCGGGAGTAAGAAAAGCCAGTTGGTAA
- the infA gene encoding translation initiation factor IF-1 produces MAKQKHIEQDGVITEALSNAQFRVELENGHILIAHISGKMRMHYIKLLPGDKVKLEMSPYDLTKGRITFRY; encoded by the coding sequence ATGGCAAAACAAAAACATATTGAACAAGACGGCGTTATAACGGAAGCACTTTCGAACGCCCAGTTCCGTGTAGAACTGGAGAATGGGCATATACTTATTGCTCATATTTCAGGTAAAATGAGAATGCATTATATTAAACTTTTACCTGGAGACAAGGTAAAACTAGAAATGTCTCCCTATGATTTAACCAAAGGGAGAATCACATTTAGATATTAA
- the rplE gene encoding 50S ribosomal protein L5, producing the protein MEFIARPKNIYNEKIVPAMMEEFGYKSVMQVPRLEKIILSQGLGDATADKKIIDYAVEELTMITGQKAVGTISKKDEAAFKLRKGMPVGAKVTLRAHKMYEFLDRLTSSALPRIRDFSGIKADGFDGRGNYNLGITEQIIFPEIVIDKVKKIQGMDITFVTTAKTDKEAKALLTHFGLPFKKN; encoded by the coding sequence ATGGAATTTATAGCAAGACCCAAAAATATATACAACGAGAAAATTGTTCCTGCAATGATGGAAGAATTTGGGTACAAATCAGTAATGCAAGTACCTAGATTGGAAAAAATCATCTTATCTCAAGGTTTAGGTGATGCCACTGCAGACAAGAAAATCATTGATTACGCTGTAGAAGAATTAACAATGATTACCGGCCAGAAAGCAGTAGGTACTATCTCCAAGAAAGACGAAGCGGCTTTCAAATTGAGAAAAGGTATGCCTGTAGGTGCTAAAGTAACATTGAGAGCTCATAAAATGTATGAATTCTTAGACAGACTAACTTCTTCTGCTTTACCACGTATCAGAGATTTTTCTGGTATCAAGGCAGACGGGTTCGATGGTAGAGGTAATTACAACTTAGGTATTACTGAGCAGATTATCTTTCCTGAAATCGTAATTGACAAAGTGAAAAAAATCCAGGGGATGGACATCACTTTCGTTACTACTGCGAAAACAGATAAAGAAGCGAAAGCATTATTAACTCACTTCGGTTTACCATTTAAAAAGAACTAA
- a CDS encoding response regulator produces the protein MSISIAIVEDEKNYNNALKKVINYQDDMKVVAQFFDGNDALKNLSEISPDVVMMDIQLQDMLGIEIIEKLRKEMPETQFIMCTSFEDDEKIFNSLKAGAMGYLIKGESMDKILSSIRDVYNGGAPMSLSIARKVLSHFEKKLPEIKGFDELTDREKEILELLSQGLLYKEIADKKFISIDTVKKHVGNIYRKLHVSNKVEAINKFNHFKN, from the coding sequence ATGAGCATTTCTATCGCCATAGTAGAAGACGAAAAGAACTACAACAATGCGTTGAAAAAAGTTATCAATTATCAGGATGACATGAAAGTTGTTGCCCAGTTCTTTGATGGAAACGATGCATTGAAGAATCTCTCTGAAATTTCTCCGGATGTAGTCATGATGGATATCCAGCTGCAGGATATGCTGGGTATTGAAATCATTGAAAAGCTCAGGAAAGAAATGCCTGAAACACAGTTCATCATGTGTACCAGCTTTGAGGATGATGAAAAAATATTCAATTCTTTGAAAGCCGGGGCAATGGGCTATCTCATCAAAGGGGAAAGTATGGACAAGATTCTTTCTTCCATTCGCGATGTATACAATGGCGGAGCGCCTATGAGCCTTTCCATCGCCCGAAAAGTTTTGAGCCACTTCGAAAAAAAGCTTCCCGAAATTAAAGGTTTTGATGAACTTACCGACCGTGAAAAAGAAATTCTTGAACTTCTCTCACAAGGGCTGCTCTACAAAGAAATTGCCGATAAAAAATTCATCAGCATTGATACCGTAAAAAAACACGTAGGAAACATCTACCGAAAGCTGCATGTCAGCAATAAAGTAGAGGCAATCAATAAATTTAACCATTTTAAAAACTAA
- the rpmC gene encoding 50S ribosomal protein L29 — protein MKQADIKNLSAGDIQAKLAELKAQYSKLKLAHKISPIENPIQIRDLRRTIARLNTELTTKQQ, from the coding sequence ATGAAACAAGCTGATATTAAAAATTTAAGCGCGGGTGATATTCAAGCAAAACTTGCTGAATTGAAAGCTCAATATTCAAAACTGAAATTGGCTCACAAGATCAGTCCAATTGAAAACCCGATCCAAATCAGAGATTTGAGAAGAACAATCGCGAGATTAAACACTGAGTTAACCACTAAACAACAATAA
- the rplF gene encoding 50S ribosomal protein L6, with the protein MSRIGKAIITIPAGVTITENNSVVTVKGPKGELSQELTAGITLEQKDGELNVNRPSDSKQHKALHGLYRALINNMIVGVEKGFEKKLELVGVGYRASHTGQKLELALGFSHGIVLELPGEVKVDTLTEKGKNPIITLTSHDNQLLGMVAAKIRSFRKPEPYKGKGVRFVGEIVRRKAGKSA; encoded by the coding sequence ATGTCAAGAATTGGTAAAGCAATTATAACAATTCCAGCTGGAGTTACGATCACTGAAAATAACAGTGTTGTAACGGTAAAAGGACCTAAAGGAGAACTTTCTCAGGAACTTACGGCAGGAATTACTTTAGAACAGAAAGATGGCGAACTTAACGTAAACAGACCATCTGATTCTAAACAACACAAAGCACTTCACGGTTTATACAGAGCGCTGATCAACAACATGATTGTTGGTGTTGAAAAAGGTTTCGAAAAGAAACTTGAACTAGTAGGAGTAGGATACAGAGCTTCACACACAGGTCAAAAACTTGAGTTAGCTTTAGGATTCTCTCACGGTATCGTATTGGAACTTCCTGGTGAAGTAAAAGTAGATACATTGACTGAAAAAGGTAAAAACCCAATTATTACTTTAACGTCTCACGACAACCAACTTCTAGGAATGGTAGCTGCAAAGATCCGTTCTTTCAGAAAGCCTGAGCCATACAAAGGAAAAGGTGTAAGATTCGTAGGAGAAATTGTTAGACGTAAAGCTGGTAAATCTGCTTAA
- the rpsH gene encoding 30S ribosomal protein S8 has product MVTDPISDFLTRVRNAQSAGHKVVEIPASKIKKEITKILFDQGYILNYKFEDSAIQGTIKIALKYDKQTNKPAIKSIQRASRPGLRQYKGSAELPRVLNGLGIAVISTSKGVMTDKKAREEKVGGEVICYVY; this is encoded by the coding sequence ATGGTAACAGATCCAATTTCAGATTTCCTAACAAGAGTAAGGAACGCACAAAGCGCAGGCCACAAAGTGGTGGAAATTCCTGCATCGAAAATCAAAAAGGAGATTACTAAGATCTTATTTGATCAAGGGTATATCTTAAACTACAAGTTTGAAGATAGCGCTATTCAAGGTACGATCAAAATCGCTTTAAAGTATGACAAGCAAACTAACAAACCGGCTATCAAGTCTATTCAAAGAGCTTCTAGACCAGGTTTGAGACAGTACAAAGGTTCTGCTGAACTTCCAAGAGTACTGAACGGGTTAGGTATAGCTGTTATCTCTACTTCTAAAGGAGTAATGACTGACAAGAAAGCTAGAGAAGAAAAAGTAGGCGGTGAAGTAATCTGCTATGTTTATTAA
- the rpsM gene encoding 30S ribosomal protein S13 — MARIAGIDLPKNKRGVIGLTYIYGVGRSTSSEILKAAGISEDKKVNEWNDDELAAIRTYISENVKVEGELRSEVQLNIKRLMDIGCQRGIRHRLGLPLRGQRTKNNSRTRKGKRKTVANKKKASK; from the coding sequence ATGGCGAGAATTGCAGGTATTGATTTACCAAAAAACAAAAGAGGTGTTATCGGTTTAACTTACATCTACGGAGTTGGAAGAAGTACTTCTTCCGAAATCCTTAAAGCTGCCGGTATCAGCGAAGACAAGAAAGTCAACGAATGGAATGACGATGAATTGGCTGCAATCAGAACATATATCTCTGAAAACGTAAAAGTAGAAGGAGAATTAAGATCTGAAGTGCAATTGAACATCAAGAGATTGATGGACATAGGATGCCAACGAGGAATACGTCACAGACTAGGACTACCTTTAAGAGGCCAGAGAACGAAAAACAACTCTAGAACCCGTAAAGGAAAGAGAAAAACTGTTGCTAACAAGAAAAAGGCAAGTAAATAA
- the rpsE gene encoding 30S ribosomal protein S5 yields MLGLDNIERVKPGGLELKDRLVAVNRVTKVTKGGRAFGFSAIVVVGNEDGVIGHGLGKSKEVASAIAKAVEDAKKNLVKVPVMNHTIPHQTTARYGGADIFLRPASHGTGLIAGGAVRAVLESAGIHDILSKSKGSSNPHNVVKATFKALLDIRRPEEIARMRGVSLTKVFNG; encoded by the coding sequence ATGTTAGGACTAGATAATATAGAAAGAGTAAAACCGGGAGGATTAGAATTAAAAGATCGTCTCGTAGCTGTTAACAGAGTAACAAAAGTAACCAAAGGAGGTAGAGCTTTCGGATTTTCTGCTATCGTAGTAGTAGGTAACGAAGACGGAGTAATCGGTCACGGTCTTGGAAAATCTAAAGAAGTAGCTTCTGCAATTGCTAAAGCTGTTGAAGATGCTAAGAAAAACCTTGTGAAAGTTCCTGTAATGAACCACACAATTCCTCACCAGACTACTGCCAGATACGGTGGTGCAGATATCTTCTTAAGACCTGCTTCTCACGGTACAGGACTTATCGCCGGTGGTGCGGTAAGAGCAGTGCTTGAGTCTGCTGGTATTCACGATATCCTTTCAAAATCTAAAGGATCTTCTAACCCTCACAACGTAGTGAAAGCTACTTTTAAAGCGTTATTGGATATCAGAAGACCTGAAGAGATCGCTAGAATGAGAGGAGTTTCTCTAACTAAAGTGTTTAACGGTTAA
- the rplQ gene encoding 50S ribosomal protein L17, whose product MRHGKKFNHLGRTASHRSALLSNMACSLIEHKRINTTVAKAKALRVYVEPLLTKAKEDTTHNRRIVFSYLQNKFAVAELFRTVAPKIAERNGGYTRIIKTGFRPGDAADTALIELVDFNELYNPNAEEKKATRRSRRSTTAKKAEAVVAEAPKAEEKVEEPKAAATDSAEEKTEE is encoded by the coding sequence ATGAGACACGGTAAAAAATTCAATCACTTAGGAAGAACGGCTTCTCACAGAAGTGCTTTACTTTCTAATATGGCTTGTTCTCTAATTGAGCATAAAAGAATCAACACTACTGTAGCTAAAGCTAAAGCTTTAAGAGTATATGTTGAGCCTCTATTAACAAAAGCAAAAGAAGATACTACACACAACAGAAGAATAGTATTCTCTTACCTTCAAAATAAATTTGCGGTTGCTGAATTATTCAGAACTGTAGCTCCGAAAATCGCTGAAAGAAACGGTGGTTATACAAGAATCATCAAAACTGGTTTCAGACCAGGTGATGCGGCTGATACTGCTCTTATCGAGTTGGTAGATTTCAACGAGCTTTACAACCCGAATGCAGAGGAGAAAAAAGCTACAAGAAGAAGCAGAAGATCTACAACTGCTAAAAAAGCTGAAGCAGTAGTAGCTGAAGCTCCAAAAGCAGAAGAGAAAGTTGAAGAGCCTAAGGCTGCAGCAACTGACTCTGCTGAAGAGAAAACTGAAGAATAA
- the secY gene encoding preprotein translocase subunit SecY, translating into MKEFIQTLKNIWSLKELRDKILFTLGIILVYRFASYISLPAINLAEVGDLLEHYKNQGGNKQGAGLLGLLSSFTGGAFSHASVMALGIMPYISASIIVQLMGMAIPYLQKLQKDGESGRNTLNQITRWLTIGVCLVQAPSYLTSITQLFLPYAQFSSAYYVEPNSIMFWLPSIVILVAGSVFAMWLGEKITDKGIGNGISILIMVGILSRLPEAFVQEMAVQNGKGGMGSIMILIEVIFWMLVVLLAVVLSVAVRKIPIQYVSRAQARGGVNRNLMQGARQWIPLKVNAAGVMPIIFAQALMFVPGLLTKFDESNTFLAGFKNVFSWQYNVLFALLIIIFSFFYTAITIPVNQMADDLKRNGGLVPKVRPGKETADYLDDILSKITLPGAIFLSIFAVLPAIVHGSFVQTDAFALFFGGTSLLIMVGVILDTVQQINTYLLNHHYDGLMQSKLSRTTGY; encoded by the coding sequence ATGAAAGAATTTATACAAACCCTTAAAAATATTTGGAGCCTAAAGGAATTAAGAGATAAAATTCTCTTTACGTTAGGTATTATCCTTGTGTATAGATTCGCATCTTATATCTCGCTTCCTGCAATTAACCTTGCAGAAGTGGGAGATCTCTTAGAGCATTATAAAAATCAAGGCGGTAACAAGCAAGGAGCAGGTCTCCTTGGCTTGCTTTCGTCGTTTACGGGGGGAGCTTTCAGCCACGCTTCCGTAATGGCGTTGGGAATCATGCCTTATATTTCTGCTTCTATTATTGTTCAGTTGATGGGGATGGCTATTCCTTATCTTCAGAAACTTCAGAAGGATGGAGAGTCAGGTAGAAATACATTGAATCAAATTACAAGATGGTTAACTATCGGAGTTTGTTTAGTACAGGCACCTTCTTATTTAACTTCTATTACTCAATTATTCTTACCATATGCTCAGTTCTCATCTGCATATTATGTAGAGCCGAATTCCATCATGTTCTGGCTTCCAAGTATTGTTATCCTGGTTGCCGGTTCAGTATTCGCAATGTGGTTGGGTGAGAAAATCACCGACAAAGGTATCGGAAACGGTATCTCTATCCTTATTATGGTGGGGATCCTTTCAAGATTACCTGAAGCATTCGTACAGGAAATGGCAGTGCAGAACGGAAAAGGAGGAATGGGATCTATCATGATCCTTATTGAAGTAATATTCTGGATGCTGGTAGTTCTTTTAGCTGTAGTATTATCTGTAGCTGTAAGAAAAATCCCTATTCAGTATGTAAGCAGAGCTCAAGCAAGAGGAGGTGTAAACAGAAATCTTATGCAGGGAGCAAGACAATGGATTCCATTGAAAGTAAATGCTGCTGGTGTAATGCCGATTATCTTTGCCCAGGCATTGATGTTCGTACCAGGATTATTGACCAAATTCGATGAGTCCAATACTTTTCTTGCAGGTTTCAAGAATGTTTTTAGCTGGCAGTACAACGTATTGTTCGCGCTATTAATTATTATCTTCTCATTTTTCTATACTGCAATTACAATTCCGGTAAACCAAATGGCTGATGATTTGAAGAGAAATGGAGGTTTAGTACCGAAAGTAAGACCCGGTAAAGAAACAGCTGATTATTTAGATGATATTTTATCAAAAATTACCTTGCCAGGTGCAATATTTTTGTCTATCTTTGCAGTCCTTCCAGCAATAGTGCATGGAAGCTTTGTTCAGACAGATGCGTTCGCCCTATTTTTCGGGGGAACTTCACTATTGATTATGGTGGGCGTAATTTTAGATACCGTTCAACAGATTAATACATATCTGCTGAACCATCATTATGATGGCTTAATGCAGTCTAAATTGTCAAGAACGACTGGATATTAA
- the rpsQ gene encoding 30S ribosomal protein S17 — translation MMERNLRKERIGIVSSNKMEKTIVVSETTRVKHPMYGKFVLKTKKYTAHDENNECTEGDTVLIQETRPLSKSKRWRLVRIIEKAK, via the coding sequence ATTATGGAAAGAAACTTAAGAAAAGAAAGAATCGGAATAGTTTCCAGCAATAAAATGGAAAAGACCATTGTTGTAAGTGAGACTACGAGAGTGAAACACCCGATGTACGGTAAATTCGTTCTAAAAACGAAAAAATATACTGCACACGACGAGAACAACGAATGCACAGAAGGTGATACAGTTCTTATCCAGGAAACTAGACCTTTGAGCAAGAGCAAGAGATGGAGATTAGTAAGAATCATTGAAAAAGCTAAGTAA
- the rpmJ gene encoding 50S ribosomal protein L36: MKVRASIKKRSADCKIVRRKGVLFVINKKNPKFKQRQG; this comes from the coding sequence ATGAAAGTTAGAGCATCAATTAAAAAAAGAAGTGCTGATTGCAAGATCGTACGCAGAAAAGGTGTACTGTTCGTAATCAACAAGAAGAACCCAAAATTTAAACAAAGACAAGGCTAA